The Epinephelus lanceolatus isolate andai-2023 chromosome 13, ASM4190304v1, whole genome shotgun sequence genomic interval atcaaaagtaTCAAAAGGGCTTTTGCTAAAAATTTGTGAGCATTTTTtcaacaggataaagtggtgctgTGTCGGTATGTCGGGTGCCGTAATCCTTGAGTGCCATActttctttcactctctctgatgcgctgtctgtcATAGCTATATCAAATGCATGATTCATagttgatatattatctgaagccacATTTTTATACAGTATTCCAACTggtttaaacaaacaatttgattgtatttccaaATCTTTGCTGATTAACAGTTTTGAGTCAAAGGAATTAAGACCTGTCCAATATAGACACCTGTCCcaacttaatatttattattattattattattgttgttgttgttgttgttgttattgctattattattattatacaagGGATCAAATCAGAAATCATCATCACTTTCCTATCTAGCTCACAGATAAGCTCCAGTAGCATAGacacaatgtttttatttcacaagCATCAGCAATCTTTCTGCAACAGCTGTCATTTCCAGCAAAACACAGCATTTTGTTGTTCTACCTGTGTTTTCCTGATGCCCCTGACCTCTGAGAGACGGTAAAACTACTCCCCCTGCTGTCTAAAGTAAACACCAACAGCAGGACTGCTGAGGCAGGGAATCCTACTTTCAGGAGTTTATTTCCTgtattcatttatatttatacttttactACCTGGTTAcataatactactactactgctaatgATAAAATTATAATTATGTATGTCATTATAATTACACGTTTTCTCAATGTCAAGGCTATCCCAAggctctctatctctctctctgtctctccccatCCTCTACCCTGCAGGGGACAAGAAGCTCATAGGATGGTTTATGCTAGTGATCCTATGGATGGCTGTGGAGGGGTGTCCTCACAACTGTAAATGCTCCAGAAAATCCAGTCCTGAAAAGTCAGAGGTCAATTGTCATAAGAGGGGGCTTCGTGTCTTTCCCTCCACGCTGCCTTCTGATGCCTGGATCCTCAAACTAGGTGAATTCCCAGTAGTTAATCAAATCATCCTGAGATTATTGTGACATTAAAGCCACTTGATAATTTATCTGGCATTTCCTGtaagtaaacataaacataaacataaacataagtaggtagtaagtaagtaaagtttatttgtataacacctttcacagataaaaaaaaaatctgtgttatacattaaaaataaataagcaatagaagcaatataaaaataaaaataaattagcaGTGACAAAGCATAGAGCTGACAAGTTAAATCTAACCCGATCTCACTCGaaagtcagtgacttccagtatcagacaccaatgaataaagccatcctttcatgttGACATGATATGCAGCCGGGCGCGGGGCATAAGGGGGAAGCACAGAAGGGCAACAatgtaagttttttttttttaaagatatttttttggggcattttagcctttaattgacaggacagatgagtgtgaaagggggagagagagggggagtgacatgcagcaaagggctatgggctggactcgaacccgggccgctgcggcaacagctttgtacatggggcgcctgctctacccactaagccaccagcgaCCCGCAACAATGTAAGTTAAAGGGGTAGGGCATgtgagaggggtggtggatgggtccaacaaccactgaacACACCACCCAAGAGGCCGGTGTtctaagattgtaaagccaatcccttttttcctaaacccaaccacgtgcatgtgCTCACCAAACGTAACCACGTTGTTTGTtgtcaaaggaaaaaaaggtcaattcaTGATATTGTCCCGacatattgcatttattttgagtgagactgtatgcaaattgtacatttcctgtaaaaaaacaaaacaaaaaaacaaacaatgcatgCGACAGGCTGAAGTTGATACAGCGTCTaagaacgtcaacaaccgaCACATGCGATGGCTGAATGAAGCCTTATGAAGCATCTCCTTCATGTtttgagcccactagatggcgctcttggtttaaaaagaagacCCAAAGAATGGCTTTTGTTGACTAAAAAGCACCATCTAAtaggctcagaaaataaagaaaatgcttcatgaggcttcatgaggccatcactaccaacacacccagggtaccttgcatgtcatatctcagcGTGAAAAGACCATGACCAGACAGCAATACGTCATGAAGTTCAAGTGAAATTGTGTCATTAAATCAGGGCAATGACAATTCAAATAAGGGCACCCATATGCAAACAAggaataaaacacataaaaggtAATACATTATGTGGATGATGTAACAAAAAGCCTGTCttaatcaaaatgttttcagctgAAGCATGAAGTTATCACAGGAAGCTAGGGATCGCAGGGATAAGGGGAGATTATTCCATTAATTGGgtgcaacatttttaaaagtgctGTCATTCAGGTTATACAGCGGTTCTAAGTAgtgatggcctcatgaagcctcatgaagcatttttctttattttctgggcccactagatggtgctcttggtttaaagagagaggctcaaagaatggcaattcggtgtgttttaaaccttttattgaacaaaaagcaccatctagtgggctcagaaaataaagaaaatgcgtcatgaggcttcatgaggccatcacTAAGTTACAAGGGACAGCTGGAAACTTTTGTTAAGATGACCTCAGTGGTCAACTAGACAAATACAGGAGGAGCAGCGACAATTACTTGGATGTTTGACCAGGCAAGGCTTTAAAGTACgcacatgtattttaaaatggatGCAGACTTTaatgggaagccagtgaagaGCAGATAAAATTGGCGTGATATGTgatctctttttgtttctcttgttttgtttttcttgttgtaAGCAGTGTGGGGCATAACTGCATTGGTATCCTACTCTCTTTCTGCTATCTAAAGGTGAGAATGGTATCACAGACCTGAAGGCTAATGCTCTGAGATCAATTCCAATGATTGAGAGTATCAACCTGGAAAAAAATGCCATCAGGTCCCTCCACCCCCAGGCCTTCTCTGGTGCAGAGCAATTGATGCTCCTCAATCTCTACGGCAACCACATCACCAACCTTCCACCGAGGGGATTCCAGGTAAGGAGAAATAGATTACTTGTAGGACTGATACCCTGTCATGGGTTGGTTGATCAGATGGTTGATATGCTCATAACCAAATTATATTCTAAATGGTGGGATAATTGCTGGTGGTATTTTCATAAAGCaatgtgtccaccaaagcatttttcccagctgaaaacaccaggggcctcatgtacaaagacttgtgtggatttcctactgaaacatggcGTATGCTTAAAACCAGAAAACGTCGAATGCACAAAAACATTCAGATGTGTGACTCCGTGCCTACGCATGAAtccaagcacatttcctttgtacatcccaatcaacgttgaattgagcgcacatgttggagtacctgacccctccctgtccactcccccatttaaatatgcaaatcatatttaaatggcCCTGCACCCAAGATTCACCTCTCTGCAcgatcagaaaactaaaacaaaagaatgagtaagacgggaaaaaagaaaaacttcacagAATGTGAAGGAAGTGGAGATGCTACTCACTGCAGTGAAGGCACGCAAAATTGTACTTTTTGGCATGCTGTTCTCCAGCATGCAACTAAATGCAAgaggagtgagtgggagagtgtgtgtggctgtcaatgctgtggggtcagaaaagcataaacacgcagaattaaaaaagaagtggtccGACATTAAGGTGGACGTGAAGCGGAAGACAGCTGCCCACCGCCaaagtgtggccaaaacaggcgGGGGGACAGGAGGGGCGGAGCTCACCCCGTTTGAACAGAGAGTCGCCGCAATTGTGGGtgacactgctctctcaggggTGATGGGAGCATATGTGGGTGACTCAGATTACACCCAAGGTAAATACCTATAAATTTATGTAACtgatgttgggattcacaggaccacagatgattcatcatttggtaaaatctaaacggaacatttaaaggctttttcctctgcatgctctttgtcttcaaacaaagagagctttgtgacacccatctccacaggaggtctcaccacacacctcagtgagactcaagtcccaaaacttgattagacaggacttttacagtgacatgtgactctgatttcacaggcatctgtagatTGTCTGCTCCCTTCAGACAAATCGCTcttgctccagctgctgaaCAGCTGCACACCTCTTTGcggctgggcctggaacagcccagaggcccagacccttgctccgtagccccaaaccactaaagggagggcaactaGACTCATAGACTTTCTCACAAACACAAGGTTTACAACGcgctttccagcaacaaagaGAACCAAGTGACTTAACACCCAGTGTCTACCTCTGCTAAACCCAGAGCGACCAGCTTCTTCCCAGCCTTCCTTTGccagctaacaaagcagtacaccaccaagtgactctttctcccatccactcaaggatcggtaatgtaacaactgggcatagctttatcacagctttacaggctaggGTCAATGACGTGATGCAACTTTTTTTGTGTCCATATGGTTTAGTCAAATTTAAAAGggttaaaatttgaaaataaatgtatgattaacttacaaactttaattttgtgtgGATCCAGTATAAAATTTCTGCTTTTAATCCATTTTGAGAGAATATATTAGAGGATAATGGCAAAAATGTCTAAGTGGTGTAACCATAAAAACTTTGCACCAAATAATTAAACTTgcttaaaaacactaaaattctCAATAAAACACCATATCAACTAGTTTGGCATGATcttatattattacttttttatataATAAAGATAATGAAGTACAATTGTTCTAAATATTTAATTTGGGGAATCATGAAAGTCAAGTAAACTACATGAAGTGTCAAGTCGTGTAACCACCATTTAGGAGACCGTTTTGTTAATATTGTAAAGAAGGTCATGTGACAGGAAATGGTATTAGAGAAAAGGACTCCTGATGATCACAACCATAGACATATATGCGTAGACGCCACATCGAGTGGGTTTGCCCGCTGCTGCGatacgtcaacgtcgccgccatattggatgtggcaaggctgcgctgtaaactaatagAAGTGAATGGACTTCATTTCATAAAGtgcctttctacaaagaaatttacgttaatgcctctcgtttattcattcacacacgcactaatatacttgggaaacagttaggcaccaaaaacaatgtatttgatcttctcagatggctaagataagaactttattgatcccacacaggagcaaTTCACGTTACATCAGCTATAGAAAACAACTACACAGTATATACTGTCTATTTTTTTCGGCACTacctatatctatatatctatatctatctatctatctatatatatatatatatatatatatatatatatatatatatatatatacatatatatatatatatatatatacatacatataggcctactgtagcatccgccaggacgtgtggaaaggatgacgcagttattcggcaaaccaccgtttattactgaacagtacaggttactgttggccgtaaccacgccaaaacaaccaacaaacaagaacttagctgtaactccaactgtgcactcctgctctctcctccagcttgcTCCTACAAACACCAGCACCCTCACACATTGCCCTCATTCCCGTCACACTCACACCTCGccccctacctatactcattcaatcccaaacatgccattaactcacagaacactgacattataacagaacatttactgcagggttgctacagtacatatatatatatatatatacacatgtgtgtatatatatatatatatatatatatatatatttatatatatatgatgtgtatatatactgtgtattgtttttcggcactaccttgttctctatagctgatgtaaggtgaattactcctgtgtgggatcaataaagttcttatcttagccatctgagaagatcaaatacattgtttttggtgcctaactgtttcccaagtatattagtgtgtgtgtgaatgaataaacgagaggcattaacgtaaatttctttgtagaaaggcgCCTTATGAAAAGTCCATttacttgtattagtttacagcgcagccttgccacatccaatatggcggcaaCATTGACGTACGGCTCAGCGCttgatgcggcgtctatgtatatatgtctatgatcACAACTGCTGCATGACAAGGTTAGAATCTCTTAAAAATTATTCATAAATTGACGTTTTTAGACTGGTCAGGTTTGGTAAGTTTACATGTCAAATGGTATGACCCtagaaaaacattaataattcattaaaaaaaaaaataaaaatgaatatttaccTTAAAAATTATGTTGGAAATATTGAGACTAAGGCCATGTGCTTATACAGGTGTCCATGGTAATGCCTGTCAAAtctgattttaaaatgaaatgtcaaaTGGTGTAACCGGTTACACCATTTGACTCCTACTAAAAACCTTTCTGTTATAGGCCAATTATGTCAAATATCAGCAGTTTATGATggtaatttgttagatatcagtAGTTTATGATGCTAATTAAAGatgtattattaaaaaaaactactttTGAACTTGTACAGTACTTTAAAATACCTAAAAATCCAGTAATTAATTTTACTCTAACATTAAAATTTCTGTCTGTTAAAtacaattatttacatttctgcTATTTCTTTATAATGTATAATTCATTTATAGAAAACTAAAGTaatcaaactaaataaataaaatcaattttccCCATTAGATGCCCATTTCTAACAAGGAAAAAGTGGCTCATCATagagtgctaatgctaatgaatgctaatgctgcAGCAAGGGCCAGTTACATCCTTACAAGTTGTTGTTGTCAggtgaaaaacataaaacatgagtTAAATTTTAAGATTAAATGATTGTTGTTAGCAAATAATTTACAGTAGAAGAAATTGGTTAATTGTTGTCAGATGTTACTTTTTCTGAGCCTTCTCTCTCATTAAATTTTTATAAACCGTATTCACAATAGTAGACAAGTTCACCCTTACGACTTGTTGTCAGGTGACTTTTTTCTTATCAGAACTTAAGATACAAAACATGAGttaaatttttaaaatgaaacatgattgtaaaatgttttttttttttgttttagcaaAGAATTTACAGTAGAAGAAATTAACTCACAGctgtcagatgtttttttttctgaactgaAATAACGTAATGTGATAGTTTgccagttaggtcattgattagttggcttcgccaaagctaagtgtgtagtttgctaatactgttcacaaacagattcttgcacccaactaaacaatctctgcactaatccagaccgtttgcaacacaaagCATATTCACATAGACTCATCAACAAATAGgttttcaacagagctacacccaaacaggcatctcaaagttcctgcttcttctcctttgtctttgtcctgaccgcACGGTCAGACAAATACCTCCCCTGacctgaagccagctttgattcggccatcttgtagtttcctgttgtcagccattttgttttgtagaccaaacggctctttgatcaccacacccgcctttgtctttctctctctctctctctctctctctctctctctctctcacactcacactcacacacacacacacacacacacacaccacacatatacacaccaagcttgtatatagttagttagaatttgtgtgttttggtttgctttgctagtttgtgaataaatataattctttgaaatcatacctgctgtctgtttaatgttgcacaggagtgaatgaatagtcaacctctgctgcgtcaagaactccgagaTCCTTCAggtgttactgttaattttggttgttgtcattaatttaattattaatcaaaactccaaattaatagtgtagtgtattttatgagactgatatctttaactggctatcatttttccctttacaggAATGGTGCCTGTAGTGTAATATTTACTATAGTGTtcgtactgtacctttaaactgacctttaaaagatacgtgttgaagcaatataatctgtgcaactgacaaattacacactggtttaatatttcatgtattcttatgacacacacacactcattgagcacttaagcattgtggtggagaagtacctaggactcactgtgaatcatttctaaaaatagcatgaggatgggttcagaaaacactagtggaagGTTAGGGGAATTGCAGTTTGTCCTGATAATGACCCTAGAGGGGGAAGGACTAAAAAAGTGcaaactcagcagaaatgtgacaccgATATGGTGGGAAGGACtaaaactcagcagaaatgtgacacctTTATGATCAGCGCCCAGTGGAAAAGTTTAAGgaaaagagatgactcagcagaaattctacgataaaagagcaagcgcaaacaaagaaatttcagtcttgctccggagcttgactcattgagttgtgatgtgtttgttgcctgcgagcacattaaactcagttgtatctgattctacgtgtctccagtgatttttttgacctctgagtatttgagtttttgatatctaagggaagacaaagaaagtccgtttgagaagagaagagcgaggtcgcgagctttCTGGCacggctcgggaccttgacttttttgcttccacatgccccacaaggtgatttaatgttaattaagtcacattatttaacataattattaattatttaacaataattattaattatttccgatagccagttgatcccaacatatttggtgcgtCCGTGTGAAGCCCAAATTTAAATccctacatatttggtgccccttggtgaggcctaataTGTTGATCactacatatttggtgccaccGTGTGAAACCTAAAATTATgttcccaacatatttggtgccccttggtgaggcctaataTGTTGATCCCAACACTTACAACAAATGTGTTCATATGGGTCATACAATAGCCTTCTCACAGCCCTATAAAATaaatcttttgaatttaaatttaaacataCCAGTATatcaaatcaatcaattaattaattttatttataaagcccaatatcacaaatcacaatttgcctcacagggctttacagcatacaacatccctctgtccttaggaccctcgcaaaggtcaaaggtgttttaattgttcatcagtgttaattgttcatgtgtctctgatgtgcacatcactctgaggactaattgttttcacacttatttattattatatcagtttcccagcatcacctctaagtgtcacaaaaggatcaacagctgtagaaacatgcgtacgccagccatgaagttggcgTGACAGTGGCACTGTACATGTCCACggtcatttcactcttgatGCATCTTAACTTTGTTGTGGAAAAGGACGTACAGAACGTTTTTGTGCGTACACACcttttgtacatgaggccccaggtgCTTTTCAGAAAATGCCCAGATGGGAGTGCTATATCACTTTCATTGGATGCATAGTGATTTTTCAGGTGAGAAACTTTGGTTGTGTCTGAACGCCATCACAGGATACAGAATAGCCATGTATATAAAAGTTTTGGCTCATGGTAAGAGTATTTGCTCTGAAGGCTGAAGCATATAAGCAGAGAGGATGAACATGCTGATCTGCATTTTTacaccattttagttcattgTTAGCGACTCTTGTACTTacttttattgtcttttattaggcactggtttttgctttttgttacTTATGGactttatattttgtatattttaaatattttgactgaTAGTAAATActctgttgttttaaaaaaCTGGGCCCACTGCTACTGGTTTGTGAACGATAATAGTTGTTACTGTacttgaagcattctctggcacaagaatttccatcagaataaataaagttctattgaaGTGAATAATATTGACTTGAAGTGGTCATTGTTGTTGATCattgtctttgtggtatttgatGGTTGGGTAAGAAATGACAGTAACGAGGGCTGCATTTTACTCAATGTTGAATATTTCCAGCTCTCGGTGACCAGagaaaaatgccaaatatgCAGTGCTCAGTGCAAAATAGATGCTCAGTGCCTCTTCACGTTGCTGGGGCTTGTATCAGAGTGTAAATATAGGGCACTCTCACTGCAAAGAATTTAAACAAATACAcaggcctcagaaaaaaagggaaacattttGGTGGATACAGGTAGAGTATAGTCAGTGCACTGTGGCCGGTTTTTGCCCCTAAAGAAAactcacagattttttttcacagtgacCAATCAATAAGTTGATGAGTACCCAGACTTTCAAGATTCTCTTTGGTTGCCTACAGCTGTAATGTGCATCACTCACAATGAAATAatctgaacagaaaaaaaaaacgttgttCCTTCCATGTCTCCAGGACCTCCTGAACCTTCGCTTCTTCATGCTGGGACAGAACCAGATAAGCACCCTCAAACCTGAGATGTTTGCTGGAATGGGAAACTTATCAGATTTAGACCTTCCTCTGAACGAGCTGACAACGCTCCCGTCTAATGCCTTTAAGCCTCTGATTGCCCTAAAGGTTCTGGACCTTTCCCTGAATCGCATCCAGAGGATCTCTCCCAAGGCCTTCACTGGACTCAGACAGCTCATGTTCCTCAACTTAGACAATAACAGGTGATATTGCCTTTGGTGGATACTTCTT includes:
- the LOC117262106 gene encoding uncharacterized protein LOC117262106, producing MAACSGDKKLIGWFMLVILWMAVEGCPHNCKCSRKSSPEKSEVNCHKRGLRVFPSTLPSDAWILKLGENGITDLKANALRSIPMIESINLEKNAIRSLHPQAFSGAEQLMLLNLYGNHITNLPPRGFQDLLNLRFFMLGQNQISTLKPEMFAGMGNLSDLDLPLNELTTLPSNAFKPLIALKVLDLSLNRIQRISPKAFTGLRQLMFLNLDNNSLKNIPAGVFRPLRSLEMLVLDNNLLSTLSSSTLDGLGNLQELYLRNNELKHLPPDVFRNMTKLSQLALNGNHLKTVDGNTFAHMPHLMKLYLHDNPWHCDCNIISLVQWMEQTKANLSPRGALRCVSPPELLSKSLSSLQAEKLLCHG